Within Fusobacterium gonidiaformans ATCC 25563, the genomic segment GGAAGCAGACCGTGTTATCAATCCACCGGGAGCTAACAATTACACAAAATCGGGAATTGAGTTTGATGAACATGGGGAATTAAAGAAATACTATATCGCATCAAGCCATCCGGGAGATAACTTCAACTATGAAGTGAAAGGCTATCCCGCATTTAACAGTTTAGGGAGAAAGAATATTTTACACATCTTTGAGCCGGAACGAATCGGACAAAGAAGAGGAGTTCCTATTCTAGCTCCGATTATTTTCTCTTTAAAACAATTGGGGAGGTATAAGAGTTCAGAGCTTACAGCTGCGGTAATAAATGCAATGATTGGTTTGATAGTAGAAAGCGAAGATGCGGAACAGGAAGGATTTGCAGGTGGATTCGGAGTTCAAATGGAGGATGAAAATACTGCAGAAAGTAAGCAAGAACAACCTAAAATTCAACTAGACCACGGGACTTTAGTAGTGGGAAAACCGGGAGAAAAGATTAAGGAGTTTTCTACTTCAAGACCGAATAAAAACTTTAAAGAGTTTGTGGAAGCAATCTATGAGGAAATTGGAGCAAATTTGGAAATCAGTAAAGAAGTTTTGATGTCAAGTTTTAAAAATTCTTATAGTGCTGCAAAAGCATCTTTGGAAGAAGCACATCAAAGATTTCAAGTTTCCAGAAAGATTTTAGAAAGGACTTTTTGTCAGCCGATTTATGAAGAATTTATTTTGGAACTGATAAAAAATGGAGATATTGATTGTCCAAGATTTTTTGAAGATGAATCTATTCGTTATGCCTTTACTCGTTGTATTTGGGTTGGAGCTGGAAAATCATCTTTGGATCCACTCAAAGATGCAAATGCAAATATGAAGGAATTGCAAAATTTCACAACAAGCCGAAGTATCATAGCTGCTACAAGTGGATATGATTATGAGGAAATCTTTAGAGAGAGAGCGGAAGAAGAAAAAGAATTGGCTATTCTTGAAAAAGATTTAATCAAGATTCGTAAGGGGGTGAAAGAGAATGGCGAAAAATAAAAAATTCTTTGAAATTAACAATTTAACGGAAGGTATTGCAGAGATTCGGATTTACGGAACCATTACCAAATGGGCATGGGAAGAAGTTGGAGAAGTAAGCTCACATAGTTTTGCAAAAGAGTTAAAAAACTTGAAAAATATTTCAAAAATCAACTTGAGAGTAAACTCCGGTGGTGGAGATGTATTTGAAGCAAATGCTATTTTCAATTTACTGAAAAGCTATGCAAAAGAAAACAATGTAGAAATCATTGGATATATAGATGGATTAGCTGCAAGTGCAGCAAGCTTCTTAGTTTTATGTGCTCACAAAGTTATCATGGGGGTTGGATGTTTATTTATGATTCACAATCCTTGGACATATACGAAAGGAAATGTAAAAGAATTGGGACAAACAATAGATTTTTTAAATAAAATCAAGGAATCCATTTTAGACATCTATGAAACGAAAACAAAGCTCACAAGACAAGAAATTTCACAGAAAATGGATGAAGAAAAATGGTTCTCTGCAAGTGAAGCATTAGAGAGTGGATTTGTAGATGAAATGAGTGAAATGGAAGACGTGGAAAATAATATTTTGAATGCTGCAGGAGAGAATTTTGTACAAAATTTCATCAATTCCGAAATTTTAAAGAATAAAGTAGAAGAAATAAAAAATAAAATAAAGTTAGAAAACAATCAAGGAGGAAAAGAAATGCCAAAAAATTTACAAGAATTATTAGCACAATGCCCAGACTTAATGAATGAATATAAAGCACAAGTGGTTGCTGAAATCGCAAATCAAGAGAAAGAAAAGGTAGAGGCAGCAATTAAAGAGGAAAGAAATAGAATTAAGGCTCTAGAGGATATTCCTGTATTGAATGACAAGCAGAAAGAAATTATTACGAAAGCAAAATATGAGGAAGCGAGAGATCCAAAAGACATTATGGCAGAATTCTATATGTCAAATGCAAATAAGGCTGCAGCAGAAATTCAAACAGCAACAGCGGAAGCCAATGAGGCAGGATTGAATACCATTACACCTTCTGTAACAAATGAAGTAGAAGAAGGGGTTGTTGACCAATTATGTGCAGCAGCAAAAAATATTTTTGATGGAGAAAAATAAAAAGGAGATGAAAACAGATGGCAAAGAGTAATAGATTTGAGCAACAAGCGGATGTGAGAGTGTTTCAAGGAAGTTTCCCTGTGGAAACTCTGAATATGACATTAAAAACACAAGTCGAAGCAGGAGATGTGGTTGCACTTGATACAAGTGGAAATCTTGGGAAATATGATGGAGCAACTTATACAGATGTCTATGGAGTTTCTTATGAAACGATTGAGGCACCGGGAGAAGCAGTTATCATTTTAACCGGTGGATTGGTAAAAGGATTTTTAAAATTTGGTTCAAATGAGAAAAAATTAGTGGTTGCATTAAGAAAAGTTGGAATTTTTGTAAAATAAGGAGGATTAAAAATGCCGGGATTTTATACACCAAAAACAATCAGAAAAGTAAGACAAAATTTAGATAATAAAAGAGATTTTTTAACGGAGTTATTTTTTTCAAAGTCAAATACAGTTACGACAGAAGATGTCATTTTGGAATATACGAAAGCAGGAGAAGCAGTAGCACCATTTTTGACACCATTGGAAGCAGGAAGACCTGTTTATAACAAGTCTAAAAAATCAAATATCATTAAAGCTCCATCCATTGGACCTGAATATACTTTAACACCAAAAGATGCATTCGATAGAGCTCCGGGACAATCTGATGATGATTACAATCCTGTCAAGCGAATTGGAGAACGAATGGCAGAAATTCTGTTAGATCAAGAAAATTATATCAAAAATAGAATTGAATTGATGGTTTCACAATTCTTAACCACAGGAGTTGTAAAATCAGAAGATGGAAAAGTAGGATATGAGGTAGATTATGAGTTAGGAAATAAATCAACATTAGATTCTTCGCATAAATGGACAGCATCAGGAATTGAGCCATTGGAAAGTTTGGATGAAATGATTTCTTCTGCAGAAGTGAATGGGTTGAAAACAGAAAATGTGGTATTAGGTTCAAAGGCAGCGAATTTATTAACAAAATCAAAAGGATATAAAGATGCAATTTCAAGAGACTTGCAAAGTGAATTCGTGAAAAAAGCGGTGCGGTTATATCCGGGAATTGTTTGGTTAGGAACCTATATGAAATTTGGAGTAGAGCTATTCTCATATAATCGAAAAGTAATTGGAGAAGATGGAAAGCCAATCCAATTGTTACCAGCTAACATAGTAATTGGTGGACCATCTCAAGGAGAAATTTTATATGCTCCAATTATATATATGGCTGATGGAATGGTTCATGTGAAGAAAAGATACTCTAATGTGGATACCACCAATCCAAAGATTGCAAAAATTACGACAGAGTCAAGACCGGTATTACAGCCATGTGATGTTGACACATATTTTTCAGTAACAGTTTGTGAAGCTTAATCAAAGAGGGGAACTTTCCCCTCTTCATGGAAAGGAGAGCTATGAAAATAAAATTTTTAAGAAATTATGGAGAATATAAAATCGGGGATATTGCTGAGTTTGATGGAGAGGAACTGGAATATATTGTAAATACATTAA encodes:
- a CDS encoding phage portal protein, translating into MNVIDWTVGFLNPKAGLARIKNRKAYNLAKIENGYSNKDDPVLQNWLVSSEGPDTDILIGLDDLRAKSRNLYMNNDLAGAALKKMRTKTVGSGLLPKPTINYTYLGIDREEAKKLERIIKNKFNAWALSTNSDAARMFTFYELQSLLQLSWVMNGDAFAIPLRKTRKGINIELCIQLLEADRVINPPGANNYTKSGIEFDEHGELKKYYIASSHPGDNFNYEVKGYPAFNSLGRKNILHIFEPERIGQRRGVPILAPIIFSLKQLGRYKSSELTAAVINAMIGLIVESEDAEQEGFAGGFGVQMEDENTAESKQEQPKIQLDHGTLVVGKPGEKIKEFSTSRPNKNFKEFVEAIYEEIGANLEISKEVLMSSFKNSYSAAKASLEEAHQRFQVSRKILERTFCQPIYEEFILELIKNGDIDCPRFFEDESIRYAFTRCIWVGAGKSSLDPLKDANANMKELQNFTTSRSIIAATSGYDYEEIFRERAEEEKELAILEKDLIKIRKGVKENGEK
- a CDS encoding head maturation protease, ClpP-related is translated as MAKNKKFFEINNLTEGIAEIRIYGTITKWAWEEVGEVSSHSFAKELKNLKNISKINLRVNSGGGDVFEANAIFNLLKSYAKENNVEIIGYIDGLAASAASFLVLCAHKVIMGVGCLFMIHNPWTYTKGNVKELGQTIDFLNKIKESILDIYETKTKLTRQEISQKMDEEKWFSASEALESGFVDEMSEMEDVENNILNAAGENFVQNFINSEILKNKVEEIKNKIKLENNQGGKEMPKNLQELLAQCPDLMNEYKAQVVAEIANQEKEKVEAAIKEERNRIKALEDIPVLNDKQKEIITKAKYEEARDPKDIMAEFYMSNANKAAAEIQTATAEANEAGLNTITPSVTNEVEEGVVDQLCAAAKNIFDGEK
- a CDS encoding major capsid protein codes for the protein MPGFYTPKTIRKVRQNLDNKRDFLTELFFSKSNTVTTEDVILEYTKAGEAVAPFLTPLEAGRPVYNKSKKSNIIKAPSIGPEYTLTPKDAFDRAPGQSDDDYNPVKRIGERMAEILLDQENYIKNRIELMVSQFLTTGVVKSEDGKVGYEVDYELGNKSTLDSSHKWTASGIEPLESLDEMISSAEVNGLKTENVVLGSKAANLLTKSKGYKDAISRDLQSEFVKKAVRLYPGIVWLGTYMKFGVELFSYNRKVIGEDGKPIQLLPANIVIGGPSQGEILYAPIIYMADGMVHVKKRYSNVDTTNPKIAKITTESRPVLQPCDVDTYFSVTVCEA